A single genomic interval of Carassius auratus strain Wakin chromosome 30, ASM336829v1, whole genome shotgun sequence harbors:
- the LOC113049587 gene encoding kelch-like protein 13 isoform X5: MDHPVHRGDTMSMGLHDRYCAISLVEDDDAQMMKVSLGCSEMGLSSHLQASKPGNTRFFTSNTHSSVVLQGFDQLRIEGLLCDVTLVAGDGDEAFPVHRAMMASSSDYFKAMFTGGMKEQDLMCIKLHGVNRIGLKKIIDFIYTAKLSLNMENLQDTLEAASFLQILPVLDFCKVFLISGVSLDNCVEVGRIANTYNLTEVDKYVNNFILKNFPSLLGTGEFVKLPFERLAFVLSSNSLKHCSELDLFKSACRWLRYEEGRMEYAAKLMRNIRFPLMSPTELINHVQTVDFMRTDNTCVNLLLEASNYQIMPYMQPVMQSERTMIRSDNTHLVTLGGVLRQQLVVSKELRLFDEKAHEWKALAPMDAPRYQHGIAVIGNFLYVVGGQSNYDTKGKTAVDTVFRYDPRYNKWIQVACLNEKRTFFHLSALKGHLYAVGGRNAAGELATVECYNPRTNEWSYVAKMNEPHYGHAGTVYGGYMYISGGITHDTFQKELMCFDPDADKWTQKAPMTTVRGLHCMCTVGDRLYVIGGNHFRGTSDYDDVLSCEYYSPALDLWTPIAAMLRGQSDVGVAVFENKIYVVGGYSWNNRCMVEIVQKYDPEKDEWHKVFDLPESLGGIRACTLTVFPPEDLSLSGSPNRESPLSAP; the protein is encoded by the exons ATCACTGGTGGAAGATGATGATGCTCAGATGATGAAGGTGTCCCTGGGATGCAGTGAAATGGGGCTTTCCTCCCACTTGCAGGCCTCAAAACCAGGAAACACACGCTTCTTTACCAGCAACACACACAGCTCTGTGGTTTTACAG GGTTTTGACCAGTTGAGGATAGAGGGCCTGCTGTGTGATGTCACGTTGGTGGCAGGAGATGGGGATGAGGCGTTTCCTGTTCACCGAGCCATGATGGCCTCCTCCAGCGACTACTTTAAAGCCATGTTTACAG gTGGAATGAAAGAGCAGGATTTGATGTGTATAAAGCTGCATGGCGTGAATCGAATAGGGCTAAAGAAGATTATAGACTTCATTTACACCGCCAAACTCTCCCTCAACATGGAGAACCTACAGGACACCCTAGAGGCTGCTAGCTTTCTCCAGATCCTGCCTGTCCTTGACTTCTGCAAAGTCTTTCTCATTTCTGGG GTGTCGCTGGACAACTGCGTGGAGGTGGGGCGCATCGCCAACACCTACAACCTCACAGAGGTGGACAAATACGTCAACAACTTTATCCTGAAGAATTTCCCCTCGCTACTCGGCACCGGCGAGTTTGTCAAACTTCCATTCGAACGTCTCGCGTTTGTGCTTTCCTCCAACAGTCTAAAACACTGCAGTGAGCTGGACCTGTTCAAATCTGCGTGCCGCTGGCTACGCTACGAAGAAGGACGCATGGAATATGCCGCCAAGCTAATGCGCAATATCCGATTCCCCCTCATGAGTCCAACAGAACTCATAAACCACGTACAGACTGTTGACTTCATGCGTACGGACAATACCTGTGTTAATCTTTTATTAGAAGCCAGCAACTACCAGATTATGCCATACATGCAGCCGGTGATGCAGTCGGAACGAACCATGATCCGTTCAGACAATACCCATTTAGTAACACTAGGGGGCGTGCTACGGCAACAGCTAGTTGTAAGTAAAGAGTTGCGACTTTTTGACGAGAAAGCACATGAATGGAAAGCACTGGCACCCATGGACGCCCCGCGCTACCAGCACGGGATCGCAGTGATCGGGAATTTTTTGTATGTGGTCGGGGGACAAAGTAACTATGACACTAAAGGAAAAACCGCTGTGGATACCGTGTTTCGATATGACCCGAGATATAACAAGTGGATTCAGGTGGCATGTCTGAATGAGAAGAGGACCTTCTTTCATCTGAGCGCTCTCAAAGGACATCTATATGCAGTGGGCGGGAGAAACGCTGCAGGAGAGCTGG CAACTGTGGAGTGTTATAACCCCAGAACAAATGAATGGTCTTATGTGGCTAAAATGAACGAGCCGCATTACGGACACGCAGGCACTGTTTACGGAGGATACATGTACATTTCAG GTGGAATAACTCATGACACCTTCCAGAAAGAGCTCATGTGCTTCGACCCGGATGCAGATAAGTGGACTCAGAAGGCTCCAATGACGACGGTCCGTGGCCTGCACTGCATGTGCACAGTGGGCGACCGCCTCTACGTCATCGGCGGAAACCACTTCCGGGGCACAAGCGACTACGACGACGTGCTGAGCTGTGAGTACTACAGTCCCGCCTTGGACCTGTGGACGCCGATCGCCGCCATGCTCCGCGGACAGAGCGACGTGGGCGTGGCCGTGTTTGAGAACAAGATCTACGTGGTGGGCGGCTACTCATGGAACAATCGCTGCATGGTGGAGATCGTCCAGAAATACGACCCCGAGAAGGACGAATGGCACAAAGTGTTCGACTTGCCTGAGTCCCTGGGTGGCATCAGAGCCTGCACTCTGACCGTGTTTCCGCCCGAGGACCTCTCACTCAGCGGCTCACCGAACCGCGAGTCTCCTCTGTCAGCTCCTTGA
- the LOC113049587 gene encoding kelch-like protein 13 isoform X4: MPLKWKSGSPVSWKFPVPVLKTSRSSPLSPAYISLVEDDDAQMMKVSLGCSEMGLSSHLQASKPGNTRFFTSNTHSSVVLQGFDQLRIEGLLCDVTLVAGDGDEAFPVHRAMMASSSDYFKAMFTGGMKEQDLMCIKLHGVNRIGLKKIIDFIYTAKLSLNMENLQDTLEAASFLQILPVLDFCKVFLISGVSLDNCVEVGRIANTYNLTEVDKYVNNFILKNFPSLLGTGEFVKLPFERLAFVLSSNSLKHCSELDLFKSACRWLRYEEGRMEYAAKLMRNIRFPLMSPTELINHVQTVDFMRTDNTCVNLLLEASNYQIMPYMQPVMQSERTMIRSDNTHLVTLGGVLRQQLVVSKELRLFDEKAHEWKALAPMDAPRYQHGIAVIGNFLYVVGGQSNYDTKGKTAVDTVFRYDPRYNKWIQVACLNEKRTFFHLSALKGHLYAVGGRNAAGELATVECYNPRTNEWSYVAKMNEPHYGHAGTVYGGYMYISGGITHDTFQKELMCFDPDADKWTQKAPMTTVRGLHCMCTVGDRLYVIGGNHFRGTSDYDDVLSCEYYSPALDLWTPIAAMLRGQSDVGVAVFENKIYVVGGYSWNNRCMVEIVQKYDPEKDEWHKVFDLPESLGGIRACTLTVFPPEDLSLSGSPNRESPLSAP, encoded by the exons ATGCCGTTGAAATGGAAAAGCGGTTCGCCCGTCAGCTGGAAATTTCCCGTGCCCGTCCTTAAAACGTCCAGGTCCTCTCCACTCTCGCCAGCATACAT ATCACTGGTGGAAGATGATGATGCTCAGATGATGAAGGTGTCCCTGGGATGCAGTGAAATGGGGCTTTCCTCCCACTTGCAGGCCTCAAAACCAGGAAACACACGCTTCTTTACCAGCAACACACACAGCTCTGTGGTTTTACAG GGTTTTGACCAGTTGAGGATAGAGGGCCTGCTGTGTGATGTCACGTTGGTGGCAGGAGATGGGGATGAGGCGTTTCCTGTTCACCGAGCCATGATGGCCTCCTCCAGCGACTACTTTAAAGCCATGTTTACAG gTGGAATGAAAGAGCAGGATTTGATGTGTATAAAGCTGCATGGCGTGAATCGAATAGGGCTAAAGAAGATTATAGACTTCATTTACACCGCCAAACTCTCCCTCAACATGGAGAACCTACAGGACACCCTAGAGGCTGCTAGCTTTCTCCAGATCCTGCCTGTCCTTGACTTCTGCAAAGTCTTTCTCATTTCTGGG GTGTCGCTGGACAACTGCGTGGAGGTGGGGCGCATCGCCAACACCTACAACCTCACAGAGGTGGACAAATACGTCAACAACTTTATCCTGAAGAATTTCCCCTCGCTACTCGGCACCGGCGAGTTTGTCAAACTTCCATTCGAACGTCTCGCGTTTGTGCTTTCCTCCAACAGTCTAAAACACTGCAGTGAGCTGGACCTGTTCAAATCTGCGTGCCGCTGGCTACGCTACGAAGAAGGACGCATGGAATATGCCGCCAAGCTAATGCGCAATATCCGATTCCCCCTCATGAGTCCAACAGAACTCATAAACCACGTACAGACTGTTGACTTCATGCGTACGGACAATACCTGTGTTAATCTTTTATTAGAAGCCAGCAACTACCAGATTATGCCATACATGCAGCCGGTGATGCAGTCGGAACGAACCATGATCCGTTCAGACAATACCCATTTAGTAACACTAGGGGGCGTGCTACGGCAACAGCTAGTTGTAAGTAAAGAGTTGCGACTTTTTGACGAGAAAGCACATGAATGGAAAGCACTGGCACCCATGGACGCCCCGCGCTACCAGCACGGGATCGCAGTGATCGGGAATTTTTTGTATGTGGTCGGGGGACAAAGTAACTATGACACTAAAGGAAAAACCGCTGTGGATACCGTGTTTCGATATGACCCGAGATATAACAAGTGGATTCAGGTGGCATGTCTGAATGAGAAGAGGACCTTCTTTCATCTGAGCGCTCTCAAAGGACATCTATATGCAGTGGGCGGGAGAAACGCTGCAGGAGAGCTGG CAACTGTGGAGTGTTATAACCCCAGAACAAATGAATGGTCTTATGTGGCTAAAATGAACGAGCCGCATTACGGACACGCAGGCACTGTTTACGGAGGATACATGTACATTTCAG GTGGAATAACTCATGACACCTTCCAGAAAGAGCTCATGTGCTTCGACCCGGATGCAGATAAGTGGACTCAGAAGGCTCCAATGACGACGGTCCGTGGCCTGCACTGCATGTGCACAGTGGGCGACCGCCTCTACGTCATCGGCGGAAACCACTTCCGGGGCACAAGCGACTACGACGACGTGCTGAGCTGTGAGTACTACAGTCCCGCCTTGGACCTGTGGACGCCGATCGCCGCCATGCTCCGCGGACAGAGCGACGTGGGCGTGGCCGTGTTTGAGAACAAGATCTACGTGGTGGGCGGCTACTCATGGAACAATCGCTGCATGGTGGAGATCGTCCAGAAATACGACCCCGAGAAGGACGAATGGCACAAAGTGTTCGACTTGCCTGAGTCCCTGGGTGGCATCAGAGCCTGCACTCTGACCGTGTTTCCGCCCGAGGACCTCTCACTCAGCGGCTCACCGAACCGCGAGTCTCCTCTGTCAGCTCCTTGA
- the LOC113049587 gene encoding kelch-like protein 13 isoform X1, translated as MPLKWKSGSPVSWKFPVPVLKTSRSSPLSPAYIHRHSFVVWTTHSLLAASPTYHLTGSLVEDDDAQMMKVSLGCSEMGLSSHLQASKPGNTRFFTSNTHSSVVLQGFDQLRIEGLLCDVTLVAGDGDEAFPVHRAMMASSSDYFKAMFTGGMKEQDLMCIKLHGVNRIGLKKIIDFIYTAKLSLNMENLQDTLEAASFLQILPVLDFCKVFLISGVSLDNCVEVGRIANTYNLTEVDKYVNNFILKNFPSLLGTGEFVKLPFERLAFVLSSNSLKHCSELDLFKSACRWLRYEEGRMEYAAKLMRNIRFPLMSPTELINHVQTVDFMRTDNTCVNLLLEASNYQIMPYMQPVMQSERTMIRSDNTHLVTLGGVLRQQLVVSKELRLFDEKAHEWKALAPMDAPRYQHGIAVIGNFLYVVGGQSNYDTKGKTAVDTVFRYDPRYNKWIQVACLNEKRTFFHLSALKGHLYAVGGRNAAGELATVECYNPRTNEWSYVAKMNEPHYGHAGTVYGGYMYISGGITHDTFQKELMCFDPDADKWTQKAPMTTVRGLHCMCTVGDRLYVIGGNHFRGTSDYDDVLSCEYYSPALDLWTPIAAMLRGQSDVGVAVFENKIYVVGGYSWNNRCMVEIVQKYDPEKDEWHKVFDLPESLGGIRACTLTVFPPEDLSLSGSPNRESPLSAP; from the exons ATGCCGTTGAAATGGAAAAGCGGTTCGCCCGTCAGCTGGAAATTTCCCGTGCCCGTCCTTAAAACGTCCAGGTCCTCTCCACTCTCGCCAGCATACAT CCACCGGCACTCGTTTGTGGTGTGGACCACCCACTCTCTGCTTGCTGCATCTCCAACCTATCACCTGACAGG ATCACTGGTGGAAGATGATGATGCTCAGATGATGAAGGTGTCCCTGGGATGCAGTGAAATGGGGCTTTCCTCCCACTTGCAGGCCTCAAAACCAGGAAACACACGCTTCTTTACCAGCAACACACACAGCTCTGTGGTTTTACAG GGTTTTGACCAGTTGAGGATAGAGGGCCTGCTGTGTGATGTCACGTTGGTGGCAGGAGATGGGGATGAGGCGTTTCCTGTTCACCGAGCCATGATGGCCTCCTCCAGCGACTACTTTAAAGCCATGTTTACAG gTGGAATGAAAGAGCAGGATTTGATGTGTATAAAGCTGCATGGCGTGAATCGAATAGGGCTAAAGAAGATTATAGACTTCATTTACACCGCCAAACTCTCCCTCAACATGGAGAACCTACAGGACACCCTAGAGGCTGCTAGCTTTCTCCAGATCCTGCCTGTCCTTGACTTCTGCAAAGTCTTTCTCATTTCTGGG GTGTCGCTGGACAACTGCGTGGAGGTGGGGCGCATCGCCAACACCTACAACCTCACAGAGGTGGACAAATACGTCAACAACTTTATCCTGAAGAATTTCCCCTCGCTACTCGGCACCGGCGAGTTTGTCAAACTTCCATTCGAACGTCTCGCGTTTGTGCTTTCCTCCAACAGTCTAAAACACTGCAGTGAGCTGGACCTGTTCAAATCTGCGTGCCGCTGGCTACGCTACGAAGAAGGACGCATGGAATATGCCGCCAAGCTAATGCGCAATATCCGATTCCCCCTCATGAGTCCAACAGAACTCATAAACCACGTACAGACTGTTGACTTCATGCGTACGGACAATACCTGTGTTAATCTTTTATTAGAAGCCAGCAACTACCAGATTATGCCATACATGCAGCCGGTGATGCAGTCGGAACGAACCATGATCCGTTCAGACAATACCCATTTAGTAACACTAGGGGGCGTGCTACGGCAACAGCTAGTTGTAAGTAAAGAGTTGCGACTTTTTGACGAGAAAGCACATGAATGGAAAGCACTGGCACCCATGGACGCCCCGCGCTACCAGCACGGGATCGCAGTGATCGGGAATTTTTTGTATGTGGTCGGGGGACAAAGTAACTATGACACTAAAGGAAAAACCGCTGTGGATACCGTGTTTCGATATGACCCGAGATATAACAAGTGGATTCAGGTGGCATGTCTGAATGAGAAGAGGACCTTCTTTCATCTGAGCGCTCTCAAAGGACATCTATATGCAGTGGGCGGGAGAAACGCTGCAGGAGAGCTGG CAACTGTGGAGTGTTATAACCCCAGAACAAATGAATGGTCTTATGTGGCTAAAATGAACGAGCCGCATTACGGACACGCAGGCACTGTTTACGGAGGATACATGTACATTTCAG GTGGAATAACTCATGACACCTTCCAGAAAGAGCTCATGTGCTTCGACCCGGATGCAGATAAGTGGACTCAGAAGGCTCCAATGACGACGGTCCGTGGCCTGCACTGCATGTGCACAGTGGGCGACCGCCTCTACGTCATCGGCGGAAACCACTTCCGGGGCACAAGCGACTACGACGACGTGCTGAGCTGTGAGTACTACAGTCCCGCCTTGGACCTGTGGACGCCGATCGCCGCCATGCTCCGCGGACAGAGCGACGTGGGCGTGGCCGTGTTTGAGAACAAGATCTACGTGGTGGGCGGCTACTCATGGAACAATCGCTGCATGGTGGAGATCGTCCAGAAATACGACCCCGAGAAGGACGAATGGCACAAAGTGTTCGACTTGCCTGAGTCCCTGGGTGGCATCAGAGCCTGCACTCTGACCGTGTTTCCGCCCGAGGACCTCTCACTCAGCGGCTCACCGAACCGCGAGTCTCCTCTGTCAGCTCCTTGA
- the LOC113049587 gene encoding kelch-like protein 13 isoform X2, whose protein sequence is MDHPVHRGDTMSMGLHDRYCAIHRHSFVVWTTHSLLAASPTYHLTGSLVEDDDAQMMKVSLGCSEMGLSSHLQASKPGNTRFFTSNTHSSVVLQGFDQLRIEGLLCDVTLVAGDGDEAFPVHRAMMASSSDYFKAMFTGGMKEQDLMCIKLHGVNRIGLKKIIDFIYTAKLSLNMENLQDTLEAASFLQILPVLDFCKVFLISGVSLDNCVEVGRIANTYNLTEVDKYVNNFILKNFPSLLGTGEFVKLPFERLAFVLSSNSLKHCSELDLFKSACRWLRYEEGRMEYAAKLMRNIRFPLMSPTELINHVQTVDFMRTDNTCVNLLLEASNYQIMPYMQPVMQSERTMIRSDNTHLVTLGGVLRQQLVVSKELRLFDEKAHEWKALAPMDAPRYQHGIAVIGNFLYVVGGQSNYDTKGKTAVDTVFRYDPRYNKWIQVACLNEKRTFFHLSALKGHLYAVGGRNAAGELATVECYNPRTNEWSYVAKMNEPHYGHAGTVYGGYMYISGGITHDTFQKELMCFDPDADKWTQKAPMTTVRGLHCMCTVGDRLYVIGGNHFRGTSDYDDVLSCEYYSPALDLWTPIAAMLRGQSDVGVAVFENKIYVVGGYSWNNRCMVEIVQKYDPEKDEWHKVFDLPESLGGIRACTLTVFPPEDLSLSGSPNRESPLSAP, encoded by the exons CCACCGGCACTCGTTTGTGGTGTGGACCACCCACTCTCTGCTTGCTGCATCTCCAACCTATCACCTGACAGG ATCACTGGTGGAAGATGATGATGCTCAGATGATGAAGGTGTCCCTGGGATGCAGTGAAATGGGGCTTTCCTCCCACTTGCAGGCCTCAAAACCAGGAAACACACGCTTCTTTACCAGCAACACACACAGCTCTGTGGTTTTACAG GGTTTTGACCAGTTGAGGATAGAGGGCCTGCTGTGTGATGTCACGTTGGTGGCAGGAGATGGGGATGAGGCGTTTCCTGTTCACCGAGCCATGATGGCCTCCTCCAGCGACTACTTTAAAGCCATGTTTACAG gTGGAATGAAAGAGCAGGATTTGATGTGTATAAAGCTGCATGGCGTGAATCGAATAGGGCTAAAGAAGATTATAGACTTCATTTACACCGCCAAACTCTCCCTCAACATGGAGAACCTACAGGACACCCTAGAGGCTGCTAGCTTTCTCCAGATCCTGCCTGTCCTTGACTTCTGCAAAGTCTTTCTCATTTCTGGG GTGTCGCTGGACAACTGCGTGGAGGTGGGGCGCATCGCCAACACCTACAACCTCACAGAGGTGGACAAATACGTCAACAACTTTATCCTGAAGAATTTCCCCTCGCTACTCGGCACCGGCGAGTTTGTCAAACTTCCATTCGAACGTCTCGCGTTTGTGCTTTCCTCCAACAGTCTAAAACACTGCAGTGAGCTGGACCTGTTCAAATCTGCGTGCCGCTGGCTACGCTACGAAGAAGGACGCATGGAATATGCCGCCAAGCTAATGCGCAATATCCGATTCCCCCTCATGAGTCCAACAGAACTCATAAACCACGTACAGACTGTTGACTTCATGCGTACGGACAATACCTGTGTTAATCTTTTATTAGAAGCCAGCAACTACCAGATTATGCCATACATGCAGCCGGTGATGCAGTCGGAACGAACCATGATCCGTTCAGACAATACCCATTTAGTAACACTAGGGGGCGTGCTACGGCAACAGCTAGTTGTAAGTAAAGAGTTGCGACTTTTTGACGAGAAAGCACATGAATGGAAAGCACTGGCACCCATGGACGCCCCGCGCTACCAGCACGGGATCGCAGTGATCGGGAATTTTTTGTATGTGGTCGGGGGACAAAGTAACTATGACACTAAAGGAAAAACCGCTGTGGATACCGTGTTTCGATATGACCCGAGATATAACAAGTGGATTCAGGTGGCATGTCTGAATGAGAAGAGGACCTTCTTTCATCTGAGCGCTCTCAAAGGACATCTATATGCAGTGGGCGGGAGAAACGCTGCAGGAGAGCTGG CAACTGTGGAGTGTTATAACCCCAGAACAAATGAATGGTCTTATGTGGCTAAAATGAACGAGCCGCATTACGGACACGCAGGCACTGTTTACGGAGGATACATGTACATTTCAG GTGGAATAACTCATGACACCTTCCAGAAAGAGCTCATGTGCTTCGACCCGGATGCAGATAAGTGGACTCAGAAGGCTCCAATGACGACGGTCCGTGGCCTGCACTGCATGTGCACAGTGGGCGACCGCCTCTACGTCATCGGCGGAAACCACTTCCGGGGCACAAGCGACTACGACGACGTGCTGAGCTGTGAGTACTACAGTCCCGCCTTGGACCTGTGGACGCCGATCGCCGCCATGCTCCGCGGACAGAGCGACGTGGGCGTGGCCGTGTTTGAGAACAAGATCTACGTGGTGGGCGGCTACTCATGGAACAATCGCTGCATGGTGGAGATCGTCCAGAAATACGACCCCGAGAAGGACGAATGGCACAAAGTGTTCGACTTGCCTGAGTCCCTGGGTGGCATCAGAGCCTGCACTCTGACCGTGTTTCCGCCCGAGGACCTCTCACTCAGCGGCTCACCGAACCGCGAGTCTCCTCTGTCAGCTCCTTGA
- the LOC113049587 gene encoding kelch-like protein 13 isoform X3, with the protein MDHPVHRGDTMSMGLHDSHRHSFVVWTTHSLLAASPTYHLTGSLVEDDDAQMMKVSLGCSEMGLSSHLQASKPGNTRFFTSNTHSSVVLQGFDQLRIEGLLCDVTLVAGDGDEAFPVHRAMMASSSDYFKAMFTGGMKEQDLMCIKLHGVNRIGLKKIIDFIYTAKLSLNMENLQDTLEAASFLQILPVLDFCKVFLISGVSLDNCVEVGRIANTYNLTEVDKYVNNFILKNFPSLLGTGEFVKLPFERLAFVLSSNSLKHCSELDLFKSACRWLRYEEGRMEYAAKLMRNIRFPLMSPTELINHVQTVDFMRTDNTCVNLLLEASNYQIMPYMQPVMQSERTMIRSDNTHLVTLGGVLRQQLVVSKELRLFDEKAHEWKALAPMDAPRYQHGIAVIGNFLYVVGGQSNYDTKGKTAVDTVFRYDPRYNKWIQVACLNEKRTFFHLSALKGHLYAVGGRNAAGELATVECYNPRTNEWSYVAKMNEPHYGHAGTVYGGYMYISGGITHDTFQKELMCFDPDADKWTQKAPMTTVRGLHCMCTVGDRLYVIGGNHFRGTSDYDDVLSCEYYSPALDLWTPIAAMLRGQSDVGVAVFENKIYVVGGYSWNNRCMVEIVQKYDPEKDEWHKVFDLPESLGGIRACTLTVFPPEDLSLSGSPNRESPLSAP; encoded by the exons CCACCGGCACTCGTTTGTGGTGTGGACCACCCACTCTCTGCTTGCTGCATCTCCAACCTATCACCTGACAGG ATCACTGGTGGAAGATGATGATGCTCAGATGATGAAGGTGTCCCTGGGATGCAGTGAAATGGGGCTTTCCTCCCACTTGCAGGCCTCAAAACCAGGAAACACACGCTTCTTTACCAGCAACACACACAGCTCTGTGGTTTTACAG GGTTTTGACCAGTTGAGGATAGAGGGCCTGCTGTGTGATGTCACGTTGGTGGCAGGAGATGGGGATGAGGCGTTTCCTGTTCACCGAGCCATGATGGCCTCCTCCAGCGACTACTTTAAAGCCATGTTTACAG gTGGAATGAAAGAGCAGGATTTGATGTGTATAAAGCTGCATGGCGTGAATCGAATAGGGCTAAAGAAGATTATAGACTTCATTTACACCGCCAAACTCTCCCTCAACATGGAGAACCTACAGGACACCCTAGAGGCTGCTAGCTTTCTCCAGATCCTGCCTGTCCTTGACTTCTGCAAAGTCTTTCTCATTTCTGGG GTGTCGCTGGACAACTGCGTGGAGGTGGGGCGCATCGCCAACACCTACAACCTCACAGAGGTGGACAAATACGTCAACAACTTTATCCTGAAGAATTTCCCCTCGCTACTCGGCACCGGCGAGTTTGTCAAACTTCCATTCGAACGTCTCGCGTTTGTGCTTTCCTCCAACAGTCTAAAACACTGCAGTGAGCTGGACCTGTTCAAATCTGCGTGCCGCTGGCTACGCTACGAAGAAGGACGCATGGAATATGCCGCCAAGCTAATGCGCAATATCCGATTCCCCCTCATGAGTCCAACAGAACTCATAAACCACGTACAGACTGTTGACTTCATGCGTACGGACAATACCTGTGTTAATCTTTTATTAGAAGCCAGCAACTACCAGATTATGCCATACATGCAGCCGGTGATGCAGTCGGAACGAACCATGATCCGTTCAGACAATACCCATTTAGTAACACTAGGGGGCGTGCTACGGCAACAGCTAGTTGTAAGTAAAGAGTTGCGACTTTTTGACGAGAAAGCACATGAATGGAAAGCACTGGCACCCATGGACGCCCCGCGCTACCAGCACGGGATCGCAGTGATCGGGAATTTTTTGTATGTGGTCGGGGGACAAAGTAACTATGACACTAAAGGAAAAACCGCTGTGGATACCGTGTTTCGATATGACCCGAGATATAACAAGTGGATTCAGGTGGCATGTCTGAATGAGAAGAGGACCTTCTTTCATCTGAGCGCTCTCAAAGGACATCTATATGCAGTGGGCGGGAGAAACGCTGCAGGAGAGCTGG CAACTGTGGAGTGTTATAACCCCAGAACAAATGAATGGTCTTATGTGGCTAAAATGAACGAGCCGCATTACGGACACGCAGGCACTGTTTACGGAGGATACATGTACATTTCAG GTGGAATAACTCATGACACCTTCCAGAAAGAGCTCATGTGCTTCGACCCGGATGCAGATAAGTGGACTCAGAAGGCTCCAATGACGACGGTCCGTGGCCTGCACTGCATGTGCACAGTGGGCGACCGCCTCTACGTCATCGGCGGAAACCACTTCCGGGGCACAAGCGACTACGACGACGTGCTGAGCTGTGAGTACTACAGTCCCGCCTTGGACCTGTGGACGCCGATCGCCGCCATGCTCCGCGGACAGAGCGACGTGGGCGTGGCCGTGTTTGAGAACAAGATCTACGTGGTGGGCGGCTACTCATGGAACAATCGCTGCATGGTGGAGATCGTCCAGAAATACGACCCCGAGAAGGACGAATGGCACAAAGTGTTCGACTTGCCTGAGTCCCTGGGTGGCATCAGAGCCTGCACTCTGACCGTGTTTCCGCCCGAGGACCTCTCACTCAGCGGCTCACCGAACCGCGAGTCTCCTCTGTCAGCTCCTTGA